acacacacacactcacacacgcaaacacacaacTTTTTGCTGCAACTTTTTGGCAGGTTCTACATTTGCCTTGTAGAGGAAAATGTTAGAGAGATTATCTGAAGAAGGGGATGTTTAGGGTGCatgcctgtgtagaactccagtgAAAGTGTTGGAAGAGAGGCGGAGGGTGGCACGTCAGTCATTTAGAGACGATGCCTGCACTCACATCAGTCCAGGACTGTTCACAGCagcacttttaatcactgtaaacaaaagacatgatCTGTATTGGACACACATCTTTAATGTAATGTTTCTGTCGGGCGtcgagatctccttcagataaacTGATGTTCGGATAATTACTATTCAGATAATCGCGGTTCCTCTGTACTAATCTGATAAAAATTCCGATTAAGAccgaaaaaaaaatcatgtttcaaaaccagtcagctttgccaATTTTCCTTTGTAAATTCTGTCCAGGTCAGTctcgatgttctgctgtgcagaCTCCCCACAAACAGGTACCTTGCAGAGAGCTGTTCAGCTAGCAGTCTACATTTGTTGAactttggcagttctcctccaaacTGTTCAAACATTTCCAGTTTTATACATCAACACatcggattgtttcattggtttaatatcatcaaagtacaaaattcaaatttgattagaTTTTGGTACCTTGGAGCATAATTTACACTGAttagccaaatttgaatttgtttttatttcatagcAACCTAGCTGCTgatatttgtttcaaccaagtaTTACATTATTATCTTGTTCAGGAGTCTCTGTGCTTTGTCAGTCCTTGCTGGCTTTTAAACTCTCTTATAGGTACAGTACATCTCTGCACCTTCATAATAATCATGAGACTCTCAATTCCAgttctttttaaaattgaattcaaattccaccatttgccatgataAGCTCCCAACCCAagtcccagaacattatctaAGCCTtttgattaatagtctagtgataattaCATTAGGTCACCGCATCCCGAGAATTTATCCAATAATTTTGGAATTGAAAGATGTTTTCAGCAATGATATCTTTGGCAACTGAAAGCAAAAGTAAATTATGCATCACATGTATTTTGCAAGGGAATTTGTTTTACGTGAGTCTAGAATCAGAGGAATGTCACAGACCTTTTTTTTATCATCACAGATTCTCCTGTTTGGATcaatgccattcagccctttgaatctGCAATGACCCTCAAAAGTGCAGCCATGTGACATCTCTATAAACCATGCATTGCCCATGGTTAAACCACCTAGCCTGGACATCCATGAACACGATGGACAATTTCAGTTTGGCCAATCACCAAACCAaaacaactttggactgtgggaggaaactcacgcagacacgggtagATTGTGCAGAATCCACCTCAACCGTCACCCTAGGCTGGGATCGAGCCCAagtccatggcactgtgagggatcagtgctaaccactgagcagtcGTACCACCAACATGTTGGACTCTGAACTGCCATTTGAACAAGCCTAGGTTAGGCACACATTGGAAGGGTAATTCAGGACAGGCACGTAATACTGACCTTCCCTGCTACACCTATGTCCCACAGAAGAGTATCTTTTTTGTtaaataaactttttttttcgATTACCTTTGGAAAGCTTAAACCACTCATGCTAAAAACCGTGATTTACCACATTAAATGCTACATAGAATGCCAACAGCTTTCACAGAAACTAActtctaaaaaaaaacagaaaccaTTTCTATCCTGTTCAAGCCTGGGTGGTTATAGTAGGTTGCATTTCCAATTTTTGTGTTCTTTGATTTCTGATCAACTGTCTCCCAAGCAGACTAAAGTATTATCATTGGAAATTACTTTCATTGCTAGAAGATTTTGTGACGTTTGATCAAGAAAATACAGTACCCGCAAgaaattcccacctcaggcgactgactgtgtggagtttgcacgttctcccagtgtctgcgtgggtttcctctgggtgctccggtttcctcccacagtccaaagatgtgcaggtcaggtgaattggccatgctaaattgcccgtagtgttaggtaaggcgtagatgtagatgtaggggtatgggtgggttacgcttcggcggggtggtgtggacttgttgggccgaaaggcctgtttccacactgtaagtaatctaatctaatctaatctaaaaaattctTTCCATTATGATGCTGTCTGTTTTGTCTTTTAATGCGCGTTTTAAGTGAGATTTGAAAGCAAGTAAGCCACTAATTTTCAATTATGAACACTATCAAATTGTATGCAAGCCTGTAAGTGGAATGCCTGATAACTGAACATAAATGCCTATTATGGACTTAAAACAGAATAGTAAACCGTATGTAAATTAAGTATTGGATCCCTCCACGTCTTTTTTGCCGGGTTACACCATTCCCGCACCCCAACAAAATCGTTTTTGGTGGGATATAATCTGTTCAACATTAAGTCGAACACTTATTATTTCCAGCCTTTGGAAAGGAGGGAGGGGCCTTGAGTCAATTTTAATTATACTTTTTCAAGGTTTACAAGCGATCTGTTGTTTCTGGTATGGCTAGTATCTGTCAAAATCCCTAATTCCTGCTAAGCTGCGTTGTCTTTGGCTACTTCTGACGGCAGTCAAGAATCTGTGACATTATTATCCGTGTAAAGTTGGAGAAAGAATGCACTGTGGAAAAaatggagaaaaaagaaaagaattggcttagCTGTAATTCTATCGAAATACTTAACTAAATAAAAGATGTAGTAATTATTTCCAATTAATTGTTCGAATATAGCAACATCCCATATATATCCTCTTAGCTAAAGACAAATTCGGTAAAACAGATTGTTTCACATAAAATTCTCAGAGCAGAAAAACAGCCCCCAGCTTTTAGTCACAACTGGAAGAGAACAAAACAGCTTTCACCTCTTCAAGACCCCATTACCAACTTCTGAAAGCTAAAATTAAAACTCCTGATTGTGTGGGAGagtgaccacacccattcaggttgcttctattgttccaacttaaaacaAAACCCTTACTGCTATATTATTTACCCGTATTCAATGGACACATCGAAATCTCTGCTGTAAAGTATCTCTTTAAATGGAAAACCAGGAAAAATACACCTCTTGAAGCTGCAATATCATCACACAAGGCATTCTTGGCTATGACCACGTGCTGCAAAAACTAGGTTGGAAATGTTAGGTACTTGTTTTTGACTTGGTGTAGATGCATAGAAGGGTCTTCCCTGCTTTCGATTTGTacatctctgtgtctctgtgatgcTTTATTCCAATTTCCATTTGTTGGCGTCTGGAATCGTGATAACTTCTGAAAATTGGTTTGAGAACTAGTAATGACTGCTGTGCTCACAAAACATGCCCAACCTTCAGCATTATCCAATTCAAACAGTTGTTTGTTGACAATAAAAGGATAAATGGCTGCTATGACCACAGAAACAGTAAGACCCGTGTGGGGAGGAGAAAAGAAAGCAGAAGCAGACAGAAATGAACTTGTTTTTTGATACATAAATGTCATTGGAATAGAGCCTGGCCAATTATTGACATTCATTTTACATCAACATCTAAAGGTACGGGACTGTGAATTGGAGCATGACTGAGGCTATGGCACCTGTTAGGAATAATTAAGAACCTGACACCCTCTCTGCAATAATTAAGTCATCTCACAAGGGACTGGTATATATGGCTTCTAATAGCATTTTCCTTTGCTCAAACCGTTAAGTTCATCCGCAACCCCTTATCATCCCCAACCTAGGCTCCCCAACCCCCGATCTGACTCTTTAACATTATATGATAGAACATTTTTTTGTTATTTTGTACACATTGATATCTTTTTCCGAGACTCTATGAACGATTTCGGAATTAAAATGCTGTGGGATGAGGTTTTCGTGAAATGTAATGGCTCCCATTTCCCGACGCATTTTGGTCGAAAAGTAAATGATGGTATTTGGGTTGCTTAGGTGTAGCAGGGTATTTATCAGTAAGTGGAACTCATTGGATTTGTAGACAATGTCCGAGCCAAGAATGTAGTCATAATCTGAAGGGAACTGATCATTGTCTTTCCCCCAGGAAAGTGCAGCGACTTCTGAACGGTGTAGGCTGGCTGCTGGAATATTGTTGGAGACGTTGTATTGGATCTGACTTAGAACGATCGGTTCGTCGGTCAACGTGACATCTCCCCCTGCCAAACAAAGAGTGAGGCGTCAGTAGTTACCAACATTAGTTGACTCAAGGTGATTTCAATATAGCGATAGTAACTttgtgtaggtgtgtctgtgcgtgaTTGCACACGAGCAAACAACAGATAATTGATCAATCTATGACCAAATGTTTCATGTTGCAGTCAACACACTGCAGAAAGAAAAATGAGCACCACATCGATCTTGCCTTGGGCAAACCATCTACGAGAGTGAACCATGGTTATGTTACTGAATTCACCATTTTGCAATCTATGATTCAGTCACAGCCACCTTGCAAATCAGTCCTATCAACATTCAACAGTGTCAGTTCATCTTTGAACCAAATTGTCTAAGTAGGTTGGAATTTGATTGAGAATCCTCCTTTACTTTTTTTTCCACACGGAATACCCTCCCTCCTGTCTCAGTTTGAATTGACTGAAACTCTAAGATGGTTTGGGAAGTGGGTGCTTTCCTCATGTTGTGTGTTTTACTGAGTAATACGGCATAATTATTCTACCCATTCGAATTGCATCTCTGTGCTTCCATACTGGTGCTTACCTCATTCGACTTTGAGCCCTTCCAGCATTTTTCCCTCGGTGTATTCATAATACGACAAATCTAATTTTGAATCAAAAGGCCGATCCTCAAAATCAGTGAAATCAAAAATTGCGTGGATGCTGAAAGCTGAACAGAAAACGTGGAGAATATAAAAGGAACAGCAGGTTTCGCAGCTCTGTGAAGGAACATAGAGCTTGCATTTCAAGTATGATAGTGCTCTTCAgattagttctgaagaagaatcatatcagactcaaaagtGAACGATGCTGACAAACCTGTTCAGTTTCTTCAGCATTATCTTTGCTTATTCCTCAAAATAAATGACAAGTGTATTGCTCCATGAGCCATGCAACAATTCACATATTAACACTTCAGTATCATGAGCTAGAATGCTCACCACCTAGCCAATGAGTACACGTCCAACAAGGCTTAAGAAGCTGCACAAAATCGAGCACAATGCAGCCAGCGTATTAGTACCTCACCTTTCTTCAACTTTCACTCTCTCCAACAGGGATGCACGGTGGTAGAGGTTTAGTTGCTGCAGTACATCTATAAAATGTACTGCAGCAACTAAACAAAGCTCCTAAAACATCGCCCTTAAAACTATAACCACTACATTAATAAGGCCATGACAGTAGATGGAAGAGAACGCCATCACATGGAAGTTCCACTTTAATCAAACACCACTCTGACTTTGAATTATATTATGTTTGTTCCTCGCCGGTGGCTGTGCAAACGCTTGGAGGTCCCATCCAAACCACACTACGTCGGCATCTACACAGGATGGATTACAGTAGAGCATTGACCACCTCAAAGTCAATTAGCAATAGGCTATGAGGGCTAGCCTCGACAATGATGTACCCTAATTGCAAATCAAGAAAACAAAGCATCCTACTTGAAAATCAAGAACGTAGTTTATAAATCTTGGGAAATGAACTGCAAACAAAAACTCTTCCCATGAGGAACTGTGAATATTTTCCAAATCACCATGCTCAGAGATGCctgagcaggtggaacttgaaacaGGGTATGGGTACAATCAATGCACTTCACATGCCTTCACTGGCAGTTGATCTGCCTGAATCTCAGTACGTCACCACTGATCTGAAATACTATACAGACATTCTCTGGAAAGAATTCTATGCTTTCAAATTGCTGCCTTTGAAACTGGACCTATTTATACCATTGTGAACAATAGGGGTataaaagtgaaaacagaaattgttgctgAAACTTAACAGATCTAAAAAATCCTTTGGTGATGGATCACTGCACTGTtgaagttaactctgctttttgtccgtagatgctgccagacctgctgagcttctccagtaaTTTGTGTGTCATTTTGATGTTTCAGCATTCACATGGTATATTTTTGGGATACATGAGCAGATGCATTGGGAACAAAACAGCAGACTATTCGACTGCATAAACCTGACACACTACCCAATAATGCCATCACTGGtctatttctgtttttaatttcgTGTTCCAATTTATCCATCACCCTTGACTCCCTGTATACCAAACTTCTATCATAATTCGAATTCAATGTACATGCCAAACACTTTTCAGAGAGTGAGTTCCAAAGTCTCACTGCCATCTGAGAATGTAATGACAGATCAAACCTTGAATAACCATGTGCTGAATTGGGAGTATATTCATTCGAACAAAATGTCAAAATAGTTCGTTATGCCATAAGGTGATAATGCAGTCCTGCAGCATGTTTCTGTACATGACACAAATGCAAGCATGTGGAAAGTTTTACTTACCAAGCAGGATGGCTAGAATTCCCACCATGCCAGTGCCTGCTCCCAATTCAATCACTTTCTTTCCAGTAAAGTTAATCTGCTCTTTCTCAAAGAATTGACAGAGGACACGGCCCTGAAACAGCAGAATCAATCAAATTGATAACTAGAAAGGAATAACATTATCCAACGTTTCTGAAGTTGGGCTATGCTGGATATCAGTGCCCAAGCTGGCAAATGGTATCAAGAAACACATAAAGGAAACATTTATTCCCAGCTCGGATTTGTTTATTTGGCTTTTAAATAGAGTTTTGGTTTTTGGACATGATATTCGAAATATGAGATAATAAATGTGCTTTAGATATCACATATAATGCAAAATGGAGACAACACATGGAGGCAAATCACctaagactggaattgaacctgcatgtTACAGAGGAAGTGAGATGATTGTGCACTACTATGTGAGTATTTGCTCAGTTGGCTAGAATAAGGTGCAGTGTGAGGGCAAAACTGGAGTTCAAATGCTGTATCGATGATGTTGCCATGAAGATTACTCCTTTTGCATCTCCCTCGTCACCCGCGGCATAGAATCTCTCAGGTTAGGTCACCAACAATAATCTCTTTTAAATGAGAGAACCTCTTCAGATATGGCAACCTGATATTTAGATACTCAATTATCTCAGGTAGTTGGTTTGTAATGCATGAGGATCAATAAAAAAACACAGTTTCCGTTCTGGCATCGACTGAGTTTACCGCAAATGACACTGCTTCTCAAACTTTTACATCTCCTGACGTGTGGTAACCTTCATGCTGAACCACTACCACATTATCATAGGATCTCAAGAGTATGGAAACTGGtcattcagctcaacaagtccacaccaaagctCTGAATGGCATCCCCCACCCTATCCTTGCAGCATTCTTGGCTCAAgcacatagcctgcacatcccaagacattatggacaatttggcATAGTCAATCCACGtattctgcacatttttggactgtggaagaaatgcgtagaatgtgtaaactccacacaggcaaatcacctaagactggaattgaacctgcatccctggcattgtgaggcagcagtgctgaccactgagccagtgTGCGTCCCTCAGCTAGTCGGCTCCCCCTACATAGAGCTGTCTTATTGTCCAGTAGTAAGATAGTGACCTTACCTGTTTGTTCTAAGGTTTATGACCACAGTATATCCTGCTTCAGCCGTTTCAAAACCAATTTGGCGGATATGAACAAGATGAACAGCGGTTAGCCAAAAAAAAACAAGGGAGAAGGAGGACTGGTGAAACGAAGGTGCTGTATTAGAAGGACGTTTCAAAGTGCAGAAAGACATAAACCAAACAAAGTGGCTCTATGAATCAGGCAATGAATAACCACAAGCTTTCAAGCAGGAAATAGTTTGTTAAAGGTTCAACAGATTTGAAATGAAATGATTCAAAAGTAGAACTATTTGGGTCCATAAATATAGATGGAGTACAAGGTAGTAATGAATATGTTTATATCAAATAATACAACGGAGAACCAAGAATACACAAAATGCACATGACATTAGAAAATGAGAAACGACCAAAAAGGCAAAATCATAGTGAcagcagaaagaaagaaaaaaagcagAATTGCTCTGAAATATGCATTTTATCCAAGATATTCGGCTTGTAGTCCTCATGGTAAATCACAGGAAATACCAAAATAAAGCGTAACGACATTTATAGTTCATGGTATGAGACTGTGATTGGTTTCCAAGAGTAGTCTATTTAGTAAAGTTGTTGCCACAAACAATACAgtggttttttttttgttcctttCTAGATTAGACAGTTAAATTTTGATTAGTCAAGGCTTTAGCGCAGAAATGAAACAGAAAATGTTTGTCACATATTTTCCTGAGTTGGAACTGATGCAGTTTGTTCATACTATATCTCTTACAAAAAGAAAATGTCTTGTTTGTTTTTATGCATAGGATAACATTCAAGAGCACCATGCCATGAGCCAgacagataatctgaaatttgttGTTAGCACAATTATTAACATATGCAGAATTGTTTAACAATTGTTGAACAATTAGCAAAATGCATCTGTTTCAGAAATACACGTTCTGTACTACCAAATGATTATAAAGGAGGAAGGTTTGTTAGAGCATTGGTGCTATGAGCCTATCGGAGAAAAGACCTCTTGTGGTATGGAAACTTGATATTTAGATAGTCAGTTATCTCAGGTAATTGGTTATGCACAAGGATACATGAAAAACACGTTTTCAAATCTGGCATTGTCTGATTTTACCATAAACGACACTACTTCTCAAATGTTCACATATCCTCAGGTGGGCTAACCTCCAGGCTGAACTAACACCAGTCGGCTCTCCCTACATGAAAGCTGTCTTTTTGTCCAGTAGTGGGATGGCGACTTTACCATTTTGTTTCTGAGGTCTATGAACGCATTCAGATTGCTGCCAGGATTGGGCGGACATGGAGAGGATTTGTTCTTTCCTCCAGTGTAAGAGGTTAAATATGTAGAATGTAAAGAAGAATGAAAAATGTCCCTTTTAATATCGATATGTGGCGAATTATGTTTCTCTCAATGAGGCTGTGGAGTGCAGAATGCTCTTGCTCAGTAAATGGTGGAAGCCAGCTTGTTAACTTCATTCAAGGTTGTGCTTTAAATCTATTCGTGATCATCAAGATATGTAGAGTGTGGACATCAAATGGAGCCAGGCATAATCAGATCAACCAAGATTTCTTTGAATGATGGATGAGATTTTAATGTTATTACTTATTCACACTTGGGgcgtgggtatcactggctggaccagtatttattgctcgcCATTAATTGCCTTTacgaaggtgatggtgagctactttcttgaactgctgcaaggATCTGTGTCCTATTCGTGCTTCTAAGTCTTAGCTTCCCTATTCTTTTTATCACATTAGCCAAATACCACTGATCTCTTTCCaggaaacaatatttgaacaATTTGGTAGAGTCAGTCGCTAACCAGATCAAGACCATGGCTATCAGAGTAATCAGGGACAATTAGGGCAACAAATGTTGGTCGTGCTGCCTTGGAGAATTAACAAAATGTCTGTTATGCTATGTGATCACAGACTCCCAAATCTCTCCAATATTAAGCATTTCAATTTTCCTTTTTTGCCAGGGTCTGATGTAATGTCTCTGTTAAAGAAGTGTTCGTATATTTGGGAACAACTGCAGGATCACAGAATCATGTGATCTTTCTCACaataatgatttttaaaaaatgagtcaGTCTTTCATTTTCCATCAGTTGTTCAGTTCATGGTGCGTACACACACAAAACACCGCATTTAAAACTAAGTAAACAGGGTTTCTCCAGCATGTTGGATGGTTTCGTTTTGCGTGATTTAAAagctctcaatgtaaaataccaaATAGTGGACTTACAGGTTCCCAGATGACTGCTGGTATGCCAAGGTTTTTGCTAAAATCTCGAGTGATGTTCAATTCGTACCCACAAAACTCATAACGACTAGTTAGTCTGCTTTGGTCAAAATGGTAGTCGAATATGATAGGCATCTTCTGTTCCTGCTGGGCAGTCATTATTCAACCTGGATTTTCTGCTGCTGATGATCCTGGCTTACGTTCGTATCCAGCGAGTTTCGGTCCAGATCAACTGAGATGAACCTCTCCCCGTTGCAGAGGAATGTCTGGAGTGGATGAATCAATTTTGCACTGAGATCTGAAGATACAAAGGAAACAAGACAAGAGTGTGATATTTCAAAATTAAATAGGATTTTCTGAGGGAACCTCATTGTTAAGTTAACAAAGTCAGATTGCAGGTACTCAGCACAGAGGGCATTGACAATAAATATCGGCGAGGACTCGCTTGCTTTTTCTTTTATAAAGTAACCACATTGCATCAAGAGATTTAAATTTTCACTCCAAAGAGATACCATATATTAGAAGGTTAATGGACGGAATAGCTTGGTGCTATCATGCCTACACTATTGACCCAGTGACCCAGAAAATATTGtgggaatttgaatttgaatccgataatggcagattgtggaatttgactTCAATAAATTTCCAGAACCAATAGTGTCATGATGACcataaatatgtgtgtgtgtgtgtgtgtgtatttgtgtgtgtttggtggGGTTGTGGGATTGGGGACCACCCTTGTCCACTCTCCTCACCTGGTCTAGCCCCGACATTTGACCCCATACTACAGTAATGTCACTAAATTGCCCTTTGAGCATTTAAGTTGCGGACAATACATCCTGGCCTAGCCATCCTGCTAATGATTCATAAAAGCAATTTTAAAATACTGGAGACTCAGATTAGGGAGATTCCACTCGAGTTTGCTATGGACCTTTCAAACAATTTATGCAATTCTCCAAACATAATTAGGGTTTGCTAGAAAAGTTCAAccctgtgaaaagaaatcaaagttaatgtttcgggtccagtgacccttcctcagaactgatattGCTTGGAAAGTGTTTGGTTTATCCGCAGAAGATCAGGTGTTGGAGGGAGTTAGCAGTAAATGATTGGTCAGGATCGAGCCCAAAAGGGAGAGAACAACAGTTGTACAGACAAAGGAGAGCTTAAAGATCTGGCTGGGAGAGTGAATAGCTGTGGATGGAGAGAATAAAAAACTAGCTAATGTGGAAGGCAGGCAATTTGGTAATAAGGCCGGATGTGTGTGGTAGGGGACTAAGACATGGAGCAGTTCAGGCTTGGAAATTATTGAGCTTGATATTGAGTCGAGAGGGCTGCAGGTCCACAAGCAGAAAAT
The DNA window shown above is from Chiloscyllium punctatum isolate Juve2018m chromosome 34, sChiPun1.3, whole genome shotgun sequence and carries:
- the LOC140458712 gene encoding EEF1A lysine methyltransferase 3-like is translated as MTAQQEQKMPIIFDYHFDQSRLTSRYEFCGYELNITRDFSKNLGIPAVIWEPGRVLCQFFEKEQINFTGKKVIELGAGTGMVGILAILLGGDVTLTDEPIVLSQIQYNVSNNIPAASLHRSEVAALSWGKDNDQFPSDYDYILGSDIVYKSNEFHLLINTLLHLSNPNTIIYFSTKMRREMGAITFHENLIPQHFNSEIVHRVSEKDINVYKITKKCSII